The nucleotide sequence CCTGTTGACTATCAATTGAAGGTTAGGACACATCCTGAAATGGTTGCTATCAACAAGCTTAGTATTACCAGTGCCAATAAAATGCGTGATACAGAAATATTAAGTGTAAGTTATTCCGGTAAAACAATACAGACATATATTTTTGAAAAAAACAAATCAATAGTTTTAAACAATTATAAATTTTTTACATCTTTATTGTTGAAATTACCTACGCCGGACAAAGACGAAGCTAATACACTTTTGTGGAGAAATATTAGTTCTGACTTAATTGTTGATTTTATTGAATTTTACACGCAAAACTATTTCAATGATAATGTTTTATGTCGGTATATTGAAAAACAAAGAAAAGGAGGAAAACTATTACTTTGGTCAGTTGCGGTTATTTTAAATTCACAAAATACAGTTTCAGCTGATGGTAAATTAAAAGGTCTTCCAGTTTCTAAACATGTATTTAATTGGTCTAACGGCAGTAAAAACGGAGGCCTTCCTGCCCGTAATTTTACGGAAAATGTAAATACATTGACAGTTGCAGGTGGTAAGAATGCAATCCTTGATAAAAGAGCGAGAATGGTTGATCTAAATCTTGAAGATGTAAATCCGGCTGAAGATATAATTAAAGCCAGAAGAAATGAATTAGAAACTCCATTATTAGTTTTATATCCTTTTGACCCGCGCATCTCCGACCAACTTGACATAGAATGTCCATTGGTGGGTTATGGTGTTTTGTTTCCTTCTTTTCAAGATGAAGTTAAGGTGGAATATGTTACACGTTCTATGCCATCTGATTATGAAGATGATTATGAAGAAACTCAGGTAGATGATGATACAGATTCAGATGATGAGTAAACTAAAAGAAATATGGGAAAATCAGGCTTCGTCTATAAAGAATGAAGTAATCAGGGAAAGAGTAGAAAGTATTCCCGGTTTAAACTGTTATGTAGGAACTATATCTTGGTCAAAAGCTAAGATTTTTTTACTTGAATTAAATGCTTCATGTCCTGTACATTCAAATTATTTAACGCGTTTTATTGGTGTAGAAATACAGGTACTACCAGCTAATAAAGGCATAAAAGAGTTAGCAATTATTTTACTTGAAAATGAATTGTCAGATATTTTTACATTTTTCATTGAAGACATAATAAACTCATTGACAAGTGTAAATAATCAGGAAGATGCAATTATAATTATATCCCGTAAAATAAATTATTGGAAAAAACTTTTCAGTAAATATACCGGAGGGTTATTGACCCCCCAGCAACAGCGTGGATTGTTTGGTGAGTTGTATTTTCTGAAATTAATTCTTGATAATTTGATTAGTAGTGAGAGAGTGATTCGTGCATGGGAAGCACCTTCTGGCAAAAATCAGGATTTTATTTTCGATGGTAATGCTATTGAAATAAAAACTTCTAAATCAAATTCACCTTCAATAAGCATTTCAAATGAGTATCAACTTGATACAACCGGATTAAAGAGTCTGTTTATTGCTTTCTATAATTTGAATGAATATCCTGGAAAAGAATATACACTATTAAGTATTATTATGGACATTAGAACTAAATTGAAATCTAAACCGGATGTTTTGACAGAATTCAATATAAAATTGGAAAGTTTAGGTATAACTACCGACAATGAAGCTGAATTTAATTCAATGACTCTTTCTGTTCGGGACGAAAAGTATTATTTAGTAACTCCTGAGTTTCCCAAAATTACAACTGAGACTATCGATAATGCTATTTCAAAGATTTCTTATGAGATAGCACCGAATCAATGCAGTGATTTTGAAATTCCTTTCAATTCAATTATAACTAAACTAAAAAATGATTGCTGTTGACCTTAAAACAAATACTGATTTTGAATTAGCTTTATTTATTCAAAACTTGTTCCACGAAATTCAATCTTTAACTTATTCTGATGAAGATGGTGATTCGAAAGAAAATAAGTTTACTGAATATGTAATGGAAAAACTGGCTGAATCTGGCGAAACAGAAGGAGTCAGACTTTGCCCTTACATTAAAGAAAACAAATTTGAAAATATTCAATACAAAATTAATGGTTATGCATTGGAAGAAGGATATGAAAATATTGATATTTTTATTTCTTACTATGTTGATACTAATGAACATTACCGCGTTCTGAAAGCTGACTTTGAAAAACTTATTAAATGGTCGACATCCTTTGTTAATGCTGGATTAAAAGGATATTTAGACGAAATTGAACAATCGTCAGAAGCATATGGTCTGGCACGTATTTTGAGCCAGAATCGTAATGATATAATTAGAATCAGAATTTTTCTTATTTCAAACGGTGAAATTACACATGATACTCCTAAAGATTTTCATTTAAAGAATATGGAAGATATCCTTGTACGATTTGAAATATGGGATATTGAAAGATTATATAGACTGGATCAGTCCAAAGGAAACAGAGAACCCATTGAACTTGATTTTGATGAAATGTTAGGAACGACTATTCCTTGTCTTGAAATGCCTGTGAAAAATAATTTATATGAATGTTATCTGGCGATAGTACCTGGGAGTATATTATCTCTATTGTATAAGAATTACGGTACCAGATTATTGGAAAGTAATGTTCGGGCCTTCCTTCAGCAGACTGGAAAAATAAATCAGGGCATTAGAGATACTATCAGATTTAAACCCCACATGTTTTTGACCTATAATAACGGACTTTCCACTACTGCCCAGGAAGTCCGTACCCGTAGATCCGAGAATGGTCAGCTTGAAATAGTATCCATTAAAGATTTTCAAATTGTAAATGGAGGACAGACTACAGCTTCACTTTTTCATACCTCACGAAAATATAAAGAAGCAAACATAAATGAAGTGTTTGTACAGATGAAGCTAACAGTAATAAAGGACGAAGATAAAAAAACAGAAACTATACCACTCATTTCCAGATACGCAAACAGCCAAAATAAGGTTACTGAACTTGATTTATCATCCAATAATCCATTTTTACAGAGACTTGAAGAGCTGTCAAGAACGACATATGCAATTCACCCTGAAGATAGAAGTAAACAAACAATCTGGTTTTTTGAACGTGTATCCGGTCAGTATAAGGAAGCTTTGAATAAAGAGGGTAGTATCAGTAAACAGAACTCCTTCAAATTAAAATATCCGAAAGAACAGGTTTTGATAAAATCTGACGTTGCTAAGGTGATGAATATATGGAAATTACAACCATATCAGGTGTCAAAGGGTTCGCAAAAAAACTACGTTAGTTTCATAAAAGAAATTGATAAAGAATCAAAATCCAAAAAGATAAACCGTGTTTATTGGGAAGATATTGTAGCTAACGCTATATTATTTAGAGAAACAGACAAACTGTTTGGCCGTAAAAACGTAAATGCAATTGGTGATACTAACATTAAATCACACACTACCGGATATGCTCTATCCTATTTTCACTACCTTACATCTAATAAGATAAATCTTGGAGAAATCTGGCGTAAACAATATGTTGATGAAAGGCTTTTACTGGAGATTAGAAAACTTGTATTGCAAGTGTATGATTTCTTCACAAACCTTGATGTTGCTTTAATTAGTGAAGCAGCTAAGAGCGAAAAAAACTGGCAAAGGTTAATCCAAAATGGAATTAATCCAATGAACATGGGTGTCGTATCCTCATATTTAATTACAGATGATGAAAACAAAGTAAGATATGAAACTCAATCGGACGATGCTAAAGAAATAGCAAAATATGAAGCTAAACAAACTATATCTAATTTAAGTCTTAAATTCTGGGATGGTCTTTGCTTATTCATGTTGAAACAGAATTGTCTGACCATATATCAGCAAAATTATGTGTCATTAATAAGAAACAAGATCAGGGTTAATTGCGATTTCACTGACATTGATATAGAAAAAGGAATTAAAATATTAGACTCATTATCAGAGCAGGGAATTGACTTTGAAGACATCAAGCTTTTAAGCAAACTTGAGGATGACTCAATTGAAGATGCTGATATGATTTTCCATTATGTATACTCAATAAAGTCAGAAGAATGGAAACAAATCATTGCAATTGGAGAAAAGACAAGAAAACTTTCTGAAAATGAGATTAGCACAATAAAAACTGTTATTCAAAAAATCAAAACTAAATCAAATATTGATCTAAAAAGATTAAGGATTGTCAAAGAAGCACTGGATAAGATGAAGAAATTTTTGCCTATAATTGATAAACCTGGATCAATTAACAATCTCTAAATGAAGATTAGGATATTATTGTTGCTGTGAAAAAACTTTTGAGATAAAGATATCATGAATGGTTAATATGATTACAGCGCTGTGAAGTTATTTTTCCGGCACATTTGTGAGTGATATAGGTGGCACATTTGAAGTGATATTATCACGAAGAACCATTTGGTGTGATATATTCAAAATTTCAATAAAAAGAAAGGATCATGGGGATGGAAGGCGTTAAAAATTGATTAGCATGAAAGACAAATCAGAAATTATCAGATTACGAAATTATGAGGGTCTGAGCGAAAGGAAGATTTCACTCAGGCTAGGCTTTAGTCGCATTACGGTACACCGGATATTGAGTGAGTATACAAATGACCTGAAGGACCAGGAAGGGGATAAATCCAGGATGGAGGCGTATATATTAACACCCCCAATTTATAAAATGAATATATCAGCGGTTTAAAGATCGTCTTGATAATATTATAACGATGTATCAGGGAAACTGGGATCAAATGCTTAAAGAGTTTGATGATTTACATGCGGATGTTTTTAAAGGACGTCCGATAGATTACCGTTTCAATAATGCAACTGTTCAATTGCAGTCGGCATTAGTATCTTCTCTCAAAAACCTACTTAACCGTTCCTTATACGAACTTTTGTACATCCGTTTCGTCTTATTATCTTGAAAGGAATGATCTATTAATTTGTTAATGTGTGGACTTTCAGTTGAGAAGATCTTTATAATTTCGTCCCGTTTCTTTGGCAATACTCCCACGCGATTGGCAAATCTGATAAAATCTTCTTTGCACGGATGTCCACTATTTTTGTATATTTCGGAATGCTCACTTTGTGGCATTAACCCATCTTGTAGGGCAAAATCCTCGTCCTGAACGTGAATAGAGGTGTTCATCAAATCATAAGCAGGTGACAATAAGTAGTCGCCATTGGCAGACTGTTGCAGCGAGAAGTTTTTTAGGTGTGCATCTCCATTGGCAAATAGATAGTTGAAAACTACAAGTGTAAATAATCTACTCATTTCCACTTGCCAAGCCGATACATTTTGTTTTAATAGTGCCGCCACATCTTCATAGCTGCCTGTATATTTGTAATCTTTGCCGTGTGTAAGAGCTGTCTTTTGAGCCAACGATGAGAAATCCTCTTGTTTGATTTTATTCCCATTGGTATCATAATCAAATCGCTTCGTAATGTATGCGACATCGCCATTAGCAAAGAATACAAGTCCATTTTCGGCTACATTTATTTTGTAAACCTGTTTTGCTATCTGCATCGTCAAATGTTCATTAGCAGGTATAAAATTACGGAAACGCAGATGTTTGTAGTTTGGAGCTGGTTTTATTATATATCGTCCCTGCTGTCCTGTTGGAGTGAGGATTATCTTCCCCTTCTCTACAACAGCCGATAATTTTTCCTGTATTCCCGATACTGATATTTGGTTGATGCTATCGGCAAGGTCAAAACTGTCCGCATCATAGTCAAAATCCAATAGTGGGGAGATGTTCTTGCCTTCGAACAATTTGCGAAGGCAAGGAGGGCTATATGTATCAAATCCCGGAGTCAGGTTGCCGGGGCAAACTTCTATTTTTATCATACTTTTCTCACGGTTATGGCTCCGATGGTATCGGTATGTGCCGTTGCTAATAATAATCCGAATGAATCGTTCTCGTCAATTTTCAAACTTTGACATTGGATAGCCTTATTTGTTCCCTCAGATAGCATGTTGTAGAAAAATGGAAAAAGCTCTGTAGATGTAAATTCTCGTTGGCTCTTGGGAAACGATAGGCTGATTGCAGTCTGCTTTTCATCAAACAAGAATGATTCGTCATAGCGGAAAATATACTTTCCACTATCAGTTTCGGTCAGAACACCTGCAAAAATGCCATTGCAAAATATATGTGCCTGTCTCATCTATTCATCTCTTTTACTTTCATTGTAATTTCCAAACCAAGTACTTCTGCTATTTTAGTAAGTGTACCCATAGATGGATTACCTTTGCCGACCTCTATACTTTTGATAATCCTCAAACTTAACCCCGTATAATCCGCTAAATCTTGTTGAGTTAAACCCAGCAAGGTGCGTCGTTCCCGTATGATTGAATAAAAATCC is from uncultured Macellibacteroides sp. and encodes:
- a CDS encoding helix-turn-helix domain-containing protein translates to MDFYSIIRERRTLLGLTQQDLADYTGLSLRIIKSIEVGKGNPSMGTLTKIAEVLGLEITMKVKEMNR
- a CDS encoding HipA domain-containing protein — encoded protein: MIKIEVCPGNLTPGFDTYSPPCLRKLFEGKNISPLLDFDYDADSFDLADSINQISVSGIQEKLSAVVEKGKIILTPTGQQGRYIIKPAPNYKHLRFRNFIPANEHLTMQIAKQVYKINVAENGLVFFANGDVAYITKRFDYDTNGNKIKQEDFSSLAQKTALTHGKDYKYTGSYEDVAALLKQNVSAWQVEMSRLFTLVVFNYLFANGDAHLKNFSLQQSANGDYLLSPAYDLMNTSIHVQDEDFALQDGLMPQSEHSEIYKNSGHPCKEDFIRFANRVGVLPKKRDEIIKIFSTESPHINKLIDHSFQDNKTKRMYKSSYKERLSRFLREDTNADCN
- a CDS encoding PD-(D/E)XK motif protein, giving the protein MMSKLKEIWENQASSIKNEVIRERVESIPGLNCYVGTISWSKAKIFLLELNASCPVHSNYLTRFIGVEIQVLPANKGIKELAIILLENELSDIFTFFIEDIINSLTSVNNQEDAIIIISRKINYWKKLFSKYTGGLLTPQQQRGLFGELYFLKLILDNLISSERVIRAWEAPSGKNQDFIFDGNAIEIKTSKSNSPSISISNEYQLDTTGLKSLFIAFYNLNEYPGKEYTLLSIIMDIRTKLKSKPDVLTEFNIKLESLGITTDNEAEFNSMTLSVRDEKYYLVTPEFPKITTETIDNAISKISYEIAPNQCSDFEIPFNSIITKLKNDCC
- a CDS encoding HipA N-terminal domain-containing protein, with amino-acid sequence MRQAHIFCNGIFAGVLTETDSGKYIFRYDESFLFDEKQTAISLSFPKSQREFTSTELFPFFYNMLSEGTNKAIQCQSLKIDENDSFGLLLATAHTDTIGAITVRKV
- a CDS encoding AIPR family protein, which codes for MIAVDLKTNTDFELALFIQNLFHEIQSLTYSDEDGDSKENKFTEYVMEKLAESGETEGVRLCPYIKENKFENIQYKINGYALEEGYENIDIFISYYVDTNEHYRVLKADFEKLIKWSTSFVNAGLKGYLDEIEQSSEAYGLARILSQNRNDIIRIRIFLISNGEITHDTPKDFHLKNMEDILVRFEIWDIERLYRLDQSKGNREPIELDFDEMLGTTIPCLEMPVKNNLYECYLAIVPGSILSLLYKNYGTRLLESNVRAFLQQTGKINQGIRDTIRFKPHMFLTYNNGLSTTAQEVRTRRSENGQLEIVSIKDFQIVNGGQTTASLFHTSRKYKEANINEVFVQMKLTVIKDEDKKTETIPLISRYANSQNKVTELDLSSNNPFLQRLEELSRTTYAIHPEDRSKQTIWFFERVSGQYKEALNKEGSISKQNSFKLKYPKEQVLIKSDVAKVMNIWKLQPYQVSKGSQKNYVSFIKEIDKESKSKKINRVYWEDIVANAILFRETDKLFGRKNVNAIGDTNIKSHTTGYALSYFHYLTSNKINLGEIWRKQYVDERLLLEIRKLVLQVYDFFTNLDVALISEAAKSEKNWQRLIQNGINPMNMGVVSSYLITDDENKVRYETQSDDAKEIAKYEAKQTISNLSLKFWDGLCLFMLKQNCLTIYQQNYVSLIRNKIRVNCDFTDIDIEKGIKILDSLSEQGIDFEDIKLLSKLEDDSIEDADMIFHYVYSIKSEEWKQIIAIGEKTRKLSENEISTIKTVIQKIKTKSNIDLKRLRIVKEALDKMKKFLPIIDKPGSINNL